Proteins encoded by one window of Sediminicoccus rosea:
- the pseG gene encoding UDP-2,4-diacetamido-2,4,6-trideoxy-beta-L-altropyranose hydrolase, translating into MKLVFRADASRVIGSGHVMRCLSLAQELRRRGAAVQFICADQPGAIPHIIRAQGFECTMIPDDPAGDPVATLAAISAERADWLVVDHYGRDRAYERAIRPAVRHLMVIDDLADRSHDCDVLLDATEFTNPTERYAGLLPAGTRLLTGLRWALLNDTFRQIRQAISRRPGPVRRLLVTFGANDPLGITLRVARLLARPKYATLDVDLLGGVSNPLEPEVARTVANVAHIDYAAFNDRLPYLMVAADLALGAAGTTTWERCALGLPSLIVLLADNQIGVSACVERLGAARVLGMADTLSDATIEAAIDTALVDEKWRMGAAFAGMRAVDALGIHRVADGLLEGRWA; encoded by the coding sequence ATGAAACTTGTTTTCCGTGCCGACGCCTCGCGAGTCATTGGCTCGGGCCATGTCATGCGCTGCCTTTCTCTGGCGCAGGAGCTTCGTCGACGCGGCGCAGCGGTGCAATTCATCTGCGCCGACCAGCCGGGTGCAATCCCGCACATTATTCGCGCGCAGGGCTTCGAATGTACGATGATCCCAGACGACCCGGCTGGCGATCCGGTTGCTACGCTCGCTGCCATTAGTGCGGAGCGGGCCGATTGGCTGGTGGTAGACCATTACGGTCGCGACCGGGCCTATGAGCGCGCAATCCGCCCAGCGGTACGCCACCTGATGGTCATCGACGATCTTGCTGACCGTTCGCATGACTGCGACGTTCTGCTTGATGCCACGGAGTTCACGAACCCTACGGAGCGCTACGCTGGACTGCTGCCGGCAGGCACGCGCCTGCTTACTGGCCTGCGCTGGGCCCTGTTGAACGACACGTTTCGGCAAATCCGCCAGGCTATTTCGAGGCGGCCGGGGCCGGTGCGCCGTCTACTGGTGACCTTCGGTGCAAACGACCCGTTGGGCATCACGCTGCGCGTCGCACGTCTGCTTGCGCGACCGAAATATGCGACCCTCGACGTTGACCTGTTGGGCGGCGTCTCCAACCCTCTGGAACCCGAGGTGGCACGCACGGTTGCCAACGTGGCACACATTGACTACGCGGCGTTCAACGATAGGCTACCTTACCTGATGGTTGCCGCTGACCTAGCGCTCGGAGCTGCTGGCACTACCACATGGGAACGTTGCGCGCTGGGGCTGCCCTCACTAATCGTACTTCTTGCCGACAACCAAATTGGCGTCAGCGCTTGCGTGGAGCGGCTTGGCGCGGCCCGTGTGTTAGGAATGGCCGACACGCTATCCGACGCTACTATCGAAGCGGCAATAGACACCGCACTAGTCGACGAGAAATGGCGCATGGGGGCCGCGTTCGCCGGCATGCGCGCGGTGGACGCGCTCGGTATCCATCGAGTGGCAGATGGTCTGCTGGAAGGCCGATGGGCATGA
- a CDS encoding GNAT family N-acetyltransferase codes for MTLGLIRAEFLLRDVTLADAPTLFAWRCAPRIAEMMLQPRPTSFEAHLGYLRGVLASSDTHALYVLEHRGRPVGHVGLKLSPEDAGTGDWTIYLGEMDAPRGSGFALGVLALDRIFERPGFALLRTRILRRNALSQRLHVRLGFTREAEAEASAAEPVGIWSLTAAAWKPHRITAFHAAFRAAQPG; via the coding sequence ATGACGCTCGGGCTCATCCGCGCGGAGTTCCTACTGCGCGACGTGACGCTGGCGGATGCGCCGACGCTCTTCGCCTGGCGGTGTGCACCGCGTATCGCTGAAATGATGCTGCAGCCGCGACCGACAAGCTTCGAGGCGCATCTCGGCTACCTCCGTGGCGTCCTCGCCAGCTCCGACACGCATGCCCTTTATGTCCTGGAGCATCGCGGGCGGCCGGTCGGCCATGTCGGGCTCAAGCTCAGCCCGGAAGACGCTGGCACGGGCGACTGGACGATCTATCTGGGCGAGATGGATGCGCCGCGCGGCTCGGGCTTCGCGCTCGGCGTGCTTGCGCTCGACCGGATTTTCGAGCGGCCCGGCTTCGCCCTGCTGCGAACCCGCATTCTGAGGCGCAACGCCCTCAGCCAGCGCCTGCACGTGCGCCTTGGCTTCACCCGCGAGGCGGAGGCGGAGGCGAGCGCGGCGGAACCCGTCGGCATCTGGTCCCTCACTGCGGCCGCTTGGAAGCCGCATCGCATCACGGCATTCCACGCCGCCTTTCGTGCGGCCCAACCAGGTTGA